DNA sequence from the Coregonus clupeaformis isolate EN_2021a unplaced genomic scaffold, ASM2061545v1 scaf1690, whole genome shotgun sequence genome:
atcattaagtttgccgacgacacaacagtggtaggcctgatcacccgacaacgatgagacagcctataggggaggaggtcagagatctggccgtgtggtgtcaggacaacaacctctccctcaacgtgaccaagacaaaggagatgattgtggactacaggaaaaaaagaggactgagcacgcccccattctcatcgggccggggctgtagtggaacaggttgagagcttcaagttccttggtgtccacatcaccaacgaactatcatggtccaaacacaccaagacagtcgtgaagagggcacgacaaagcctattccccctcaggagactaaaaagatttggcatgggtcctcagatcctcaaaaaattctacagctgcaccatcgagagcatcctgactggttgcatcaccgcctggtatggcaactgcttgggctctgaccgcaaggcactacagagggtagtgcgtacggcccagtacatcactggggcaaagctccctgccatccaggacctctataccaggcggtgtcagaggaaggccctcaaaattgtcaaagactccagccaccctagtcatagactgttctctctgctaccgcacggagcggtaccggagtgccaagtctaggtccaaaagacttctcaacagcttccaccccaagccataagactcctgaacagctaatcatggctacccggactatttgcactgcccccccaccccatcctttttacgctgctgctactctgttaagtatttatgcatagtcactttaactctacccacatgtacatattacctcaactacctcaactagccggtgccccgcacattgactctgcaacggtaccccctgtatatatagcctccctactgtcactttattttactgtatatatagcctccctactgtcactttattttacttctgctcttttttctcaacactttttgttgttgttgttttattcttactttttttgtttaaaataaatgcactgttggttaagggctgtaagtaagcatttcactgcaatgtctgcacctgttgtattcggcgcatgtgaccaatacaatttgatttgatttgatttgatttgatacagtgcattcggaaagtattcagaccccttgactttttccacattgttacattacagccttattctaaaatggatgaaattgtttttccccctcattaaatcgacacacaataccccgtaattacaaagaaaaaaacattttttgaaatttttgcaaatgtattacaaataaaaaactgaaatatcacatttacgtaagtattcagaccctttactcagtactttgttgaagcacctttggcagcgattacagcctggagtcttcttgggtatgacgctacaagcttggcacacctgtatttggggagtttgtcccattcttctctgcacatcctctcaagctctgtcaggttggatggggagcgtcgctgcacagctattttcaggtctctccagagatgttcgatcaggctcaagtccgggctctggctgggccactcaaggacattgagacttgtcccgaagccaatcctgcgttgacttggctgtgtgcttaaggtcgttgtcctgttggaaggtgaaccatctccccagtctaaggtcctgagcactctgaagcaggttttcatcaaggatctctctgtactttgctccgttcatctttccctcaatcctgactagcctcccagtccatgccgctgaaaaacatccccacagcatgatgttgccaccaacatgcttcactgtaTGGATGGTGccttgtttcctccagacgtgatgcttggcattcaggccaaagagttcaatcttggcttcatcagaccagagaatcttgtttctcatggtctgagtcctttaggttccttttggtaaactccaagcgggctgtcatgtgccttttactgaggagtggcttccgtccggctactctaccataaaggcctgattggtggagtgctgcaaagatggttgtccttctggaaggttctgccatctccacagaggaactctggagctctgtcagagtgaccatcgggttcttggtcacctccctgaccaaggcccttctcccccgattgcttagtttggccggacggccagctctaggaagagtcttagtggttccaaacttcttccatttaagaatggaggccactgtgttcttggggatcttcaatgctgcagaaatgttttggtacccttccccagatctgtgcctcgacacaatcctgtctcggagctctacggacaattcctttgacctctatgcttggtttttgctctgacatgcactgtcaactgtgggaccttatatagacaggtgtgtgcctttccaaattatgtccaatcaattgaatttaccacatggggactccaatcaagttgtagaaacatctcaaggatgatcaatagaaacaggatgcacctgagctcttttttcgagtctcatagcaaagggtctgaatacttatgtaaataagtttgcaaaaatttctaaaaacctgtttccgctttgtcattatggggtattgtgtgtagattgatcaggaaaatgttttatttaatcaattttagaataaggctgcaatgtaacaacatgtggaaaaagggaagaggtctgagtactttccgaatgcactgtaaataagcATCCTTCTCTTGAAAATACATTACCTCATGAGTGCTTTGGTCCTCTTGCCTCCAGCTGTTCAGAATGTGGAACTCTGAATCACTCACAATGTAGTTGACCTGAAACATAACCATTAAAGCATTATAACGTGCTGTGGCCAACTCGGAATATGAATAAACACAGAGGAGTTGGCCAACGCACAAACTGACTATACTCCATTCTGACCTGGGCTAAAACAGACTGGACTCTGTTCTGACCTGGGATAAAACAGACTAGACCACCAGGCTAAGGGATGGCCTCACCAGTTTCTTGAGGGGGTAAACGTCGTAGAGGATACGGCAGTACTCCATGGAGCACTCCACAGCGCAGGTCCACAGGGACTTGGTCACTGGGGCCAGCGGGATCATGCCCTGGCCACGACTCTTGGTCAGCACGTCACACTCCACCTGCTGCCGACTGGACTCTGCCATGTAAGGGCAGTGGTCGACCACGAAGGCCGTCTTGTGGGAGACTGAGAACATCTTCATCTCTGGTTCAGCAGAGGTGATAGGAGGAAACATTTAGTCTGGTGTTAAGATGCCATCTCTTCTCAATTTATCTGAAAAGAGCAAGGCACCAGTAACTAGCTCCAGTCTACGTACTGACACCAATTGACATTGCTAATACATACAGTAGCTAACTAGGCAG
Encoded proteins:
- the LOC123487392 gene encoding integrator complex subunit 13-like, translating into MKMFSVSHKTAFVVDHCPYMAESSRQQVECDVLTKSRGQGMIPLAPVTKSLWTCAVECSMEYCRILYDVYPLKKLVNYIVSDSEFHILNSWRQEDQSTHEV